In Musa acuminata AAA Group cultivar baxijiao chromosome BXJ2-8, Cavendish_Baxijiao_AAA, whole genome shotgun sequence, one genomic interval encodes:
- the LOC135620114 gene encoding uncharacterized protein LOC135620114 gives MASSTCALELRAAGLAGQFPAVRKQRKGSSLCLLLAGTKSRRRDSFLEISRGTRATVRAAQAVGHDRTTALPFSAVPTGQLALSAPAAVYMNKMEEGGKVVTPEMLDRWMRESIGEIVRNIGKAPFLMHIFSDGGRGGAAPALRLEKEAASPQIWRQIKKRWDKEGRTPDAVILVEGLEEGEMEDGTRVEEAAVGVVCRSVPRTWGLVVQGRGMDCVACYILNITRVMSSMGFCTHFCLVRAKCFGEPADVQLRNVWLQGR, from the exons ATGGCGTCTTCGACCTGCGCCTTGGAGCTCCGAGCGGCGGGGTTGGCCGGTCAATTTCCGGCGGTAAGGAAGCAACGAAAGGGTTCTTCTCTCTGCCTTCTTCTGGCAGGCACCAAGTCCCGGCGGCGTGATTCTTTTCTGGAGATAAGCAGAGGCACACGAGCCACCGTGAGGGCCGCCCAAGCTGTGGGGCACGACAGGACGACGGCGCTCCCCTTCTCCGCCGTTCCAACAGGACAACTAGCGCTGTCGGCTCCTGCAGCGGTGTACATGAACAAGATGGAAGAAGGGGGGAAGGTTGTCACCCCCGAGATGCTGGATCGGTGGATGAGGGAATCAATCGGAGAG ATTGTGCGGAACATCGGCAAGGCGCCCTTTCTCATGCACATCTTCTCCGACGGAGGCCGAGGGGGCGCCGCGCCGGCGCTGCGGCTGGAGAAGGAAGCGGCGTCGCCACAGATCTGGCGGCAGATCAAGAAGCGGTGGGACAAGGAGGGCCGCACGCCCGACGCCGTGATCCTGGTGGAGGGGCTCGAAGAGGGAGAGATGGAGGACGGCACTCGCGTTGAAGAGGCCGCGGTCGGCGTCGTCTGCCGCAGCGTCCCCCGGACGTGGGGCCTGGTGGTGCAGGGGCGGGGGATGGACTGCGTCGCGTGCTACATCCTCAACATCACCCGGGTGATGTCGTCGATGGGCTTCTGCACCCACTTCTGCCTCGTCCGTGCCAAATGCTTCGGCGAGCCGGCGGACGTGCAGCTCAGGAACGTTTGGTTGCAGGGGAGGTAG
- the LOC103995913 gene encoding mediator of RNA polymerase II transcription subunit 7a, with amino-acid sequence MATGTSSAYPPPPPYYRLYKDYLEDPESAPEPPPPVQGTYPLFGATYTTDVVLPSLEDQGVRQLYPKGPTIDFKRELTSLNRELQLHILELADVLVERPSQYARRVEDISLIFKNLHHLLNSLRPHQARATLIHILERQIQQRKQAIEDIKRRREEAQRLLKESLQNLDGHLA; translated from the exons ATGGCAACAGGAACATCGTCGGCATATCCGCCACCTCCTCCGTATTATCGCCTGTACAAGGACTATCTTGAGGATCCCGAGTCTGCTCCCGAACCTCCCCCGCCCGTCCAGGGAACTTACCCTCTCTTCGGCGCCACCTACACT ACGGATGTGGTGCTGCCGAGCTTAGAGGATCAGGGAGTACGTCAGCTCTACCCCAAAGGCCCCACCATTG aCTTCAAGCGGGAATTAACATCCCTCAATAGAGAGCTTCAACTGCATATTCTCGAGTTAGCAGATGTTCTAGTTGAGAGACCGTCTCAATACGCACGTAGAGTTGAAGACATCTCTCTTATtttcaagaacttgcatcatctTCTGAATTCATTGCGTCCTCATCAG GCGAGAGCAACACTCATTCACATTCTAGAACGTCAGATACAACAGAGGAAGCAAGCAATAGAGGATATCAAAAG GAGGAGAGAGGAGGCACAAAGGCTTCTCAAGGAATCACTCCAGAATTTGGATGGTCATCTAGCATGA
- the LOC135620117 gene encoding germin-like protein 5-1 yields the protein MGKSSLLVCFSLFLVLPPCLAADPDLLQDICVADLSSNVKLNGFACKPAASITEADFFFRGLAVPGDTTNTTTGYLVTAANVEKIPGLNTLGVSFSRVDFAPGGLNPPHTHPRATEIVFVLDGTLDVGFLTTANKMVAETITKGDVFVFPRGLVHFQKNSGAVPAASISAFNSQLPGTQSIAATLFAASPPVPDHVLTEAFQIGTKEVEKIKSRLAPKKAAEEAVN from the exons ATGGGCAAGTCTTCCCTCCTCGTatgcttctccctcttcctcgttCTTCCTCCCTGCCTCGCTGCGGACCCTGACCTGCTCCAAGACATCTGCGTAGCAGATCTCAGCTCGA ACGTCAAGTTAAATGGCTTCGCGTGCAAGCCAGCCGCGAGCATCACAGAGGCGGACTTCTTCTTCAGGGGCCTGGCCGTGCCCGGCGACACCACCAACACTACCACGGGCTACCTCGTGACCGCTGCCAACGTCGAGAAGATCCCCGGGCTCAACACCCTCGGCGTGTCCTTCTCTCGCGTCGACTTCGCCCCCGGCGGGCTGAACCCGCCCCACACCCACCCGCGCGCCACCGAGATCGTCTTCGTCCTCGACGGCACCCTCGACGTCGGCTTCCTCACCACCGCCAACAAGATGGTGGCCGAGACCATCACCAAGGGCGACGTCTTCGTCTTTCCCCGCGGGCTAGTCCACTTCCAGAAGAACAGCGGTGCGGTTCCCGCCGCCAGCATCTCTGCCTTCAACAGCCAGCTCCCCGGCACCCAGTCCATTGCCGCCACACTCTTTGCGGCCAGTCCGCCGGTGCCCGACCATGTCCTCACCGAGGCCTTCCAAATCGGAACCAAGGAGGTGGAAAAGATCAAGAGCCGCCTTGCACCCAAGAAAGCAGCAGAAGAGGCGGTTAACTGA
- the LOC135620119 gene encoding heavy metal-associated isoprenylated plant protein 36-like codes for MKKIVLKVSIMCGKCKSCIMTIISKFHGVVSITMDAEKSTATVVGDVDVVLIVKALRKKNRPAQVVSVGEPDKEKKDEKKDEKKEDDKKEPSKPLPSCCTACKAVVVWYDEPNPCSIL; via the exons ATGAAG AAGATCGTGTTGAAGGTCAGCATCATGTGCGGCAAGTGCAAGAGCTGCATCATGACCATCATCTCCAAATTCCATG GGGTGGTGTCGATAACGATGGACGCGGAGAAGAGCACGGCGACGGTGGTGGGGGACGTCGACGTGGTGCTCATCGTCAAGGCcctgaggaagaagaatcggcCTGCGCAGGTCGTTAGCGTCGGAGAACCCGACAAGGAGAAGAAGGACGAGAAGAAGGACGAGAAGAAGGAGGACGACAAGAAGGAACCAAGCAAGCCTTTGCCTTCCTGCTGCACCGCTTGCAAGGCTGTGGTGGTGTGGTACGATGAACCCAACCCGTGCTCCATCCTCTAA
- the LOC135620116 gene encoding uncharacterized protein LOC135620116, which translates to MASEQIIRGIYGQYMGYDGDDDEPRAAATPAVYFAGDVREFSSCNASRRTSRLSLESEGDDADAEASEEEDVPKGGGGGALLEGSDKDSSLGVGVASMPGTPARGPAGGPDWLKEYASETEARGGGGGGGVRRRRHHRRQRRTRERWLERAWQMKKSHAEDGPEAASGECRLVVRPRCGSGRMCMDMEEVRACRDLGLDLPADWTVEIPGTFSDLTADTSSGGNSPIHWRISSPGDDPRDVKAKLKVWAQAVALTSASRLND; encoded by the exons ATGGCATCTGAACAGATCATTCGTGGAATCTACGGACAGTACATGGGCTACGATGGCGACGACGACGAGCCGCGCGCTGCTGCGACGCCTGCTGTCTATTTCGCTGGTGACGTCCGCGAGTTCAGCTCCTGCAACGCGAGCCGGAGGACGTCACGCCTCTCGCTCGAGTCCGAAGGGGATGACGCTGATGCTGAGGCGTCGGAGGAGGAGGACGTGCCGAAAGGCGGGGGAGGGGGCGCGCTTCTGGAGGGGTCGGACAAGGATTCGTCGTTGGGCGTGGGGGTGGCGTCGATGCCCGGCACGCCCGCCCGAGGTCCGGCGGGCGGACCGGACTGGCTCAAGGAGTACGCGAGCGAGACGGAGGCCCGCGGTGGCGGTGGAGGTGGAGGCGTGCGACGGCGGCGGCACCACCGTCGGCAGCGGCGGACGAGGGAGCGGTGGCTGGAGCGGGCGTGGCAGATGAAGAAGAGCCACGCGGAGGACGGGCCGGAGGCGGCGTCGGGGGAGTGCCGGCTGGTGGTCCGGCCCCGGTGTGGGTCCGGGCGGATGTGCATGGACATGGAGGAGGTCAGAGCGTGCCGGGACCTCGGCCTGGACCTGCCGGCGGATTGGACGGTCGAGATCCCGGGGACGTTCTCCGATCTGACGGCCGACACCAGCAGCGGCGGCAACTCCCCCATCCACTGGAGGATCTCCAGCCCAG GTGATGACCCCAGGGATGTGAAGGCGAAGCTGAAGGTGTGGGCGCAAGCAGTGGCGCTCACATCTGCCTCTCGTCTCAATGACTGA
- the LOC103996461 gene encoding uncharacterized protein LOC103996461 isoform X1: MASEASVTDQTVNEHMGTNVSDNINNADEALLSKIEDLKGKDEEEISKGKDEEKVDAKKDPTTVEAPTAEPEEKLDQEVATVIEEVEEEAKDKFYLEPSVEAEEKELKDKSDALVTPELLNEPVDQPTEISEPSVAEESVETLKENAHSETVTEESMSAEESSEVSAAFSPPLLTDDKPVESPTVCIVQEPAPDATVALNATETAADRETAFDGVAVSPESSKQLPPIETIESESSDAVTVVPSVSELIESTERTDDDHNADSDTRKLAGEELVPEVEVAERLAEPVVDVKQEQENTMDVEATALSETNQSVKVSEDVKVIVETKNENLEGEDLSLDTIKSAEEIVPEVEDAECNTEPVVDVKQEQEKTTDVEETDLSETNQTVKVSEDAKVIGETKNENLEGEDLRLDAKKSAGEELVPEVEVVECTAGPVVDVKQEQENTMDVEETALSETNQTVKVSEDAKVISETKNENLEGEDLSLDAKKSAGEELVPEVEVVECTTEPVVDVKQEQENTMDVEETALSETSQTVKVSEDAKVIGETKNENLEGEDLSLDVKMSAREELVPEVEVAERTTEPVVDVKQEQENTMDVEETALSESNQTVKVSEDAKVISETKNENLEGEDLSLDAKKSAGEELVLEVEVAEPITQPVVDVKQEEENTKDVEATTLSKINQAVNASEDFKVISETKNQNLEGEDLSLDAKKSAREELVPEVEVAEHTIVPVVDIKQQQEKTMDVEATVLSEPNLKVNACEDVKVIGKMKNENSEGEDLRLAEKSRDIDFAGVENKASAKNQECDPKDSETAAKPVVKQTLLDKFVEESTEDKEKESVKVYDQSLAASTKDDDGATKTDGAPKSETPAKKSQRNIISKVKQSIVKVKKAIIGRSPSSKTMAAAEGIEDTKQK; encoded by the exons ATGGCCTCTGAAGCTTCTGTGACAGATCAGACTGTTAATGAG CACATGGGGACTAATGTCTCTGATAACATAAATAATGCTGATGAGGCTCTTCTCTCAAAGATTGAAGATCTAAAAGGAAAAGATGAAGAGGAAATATCCAAAGGAAAAGATGAGGAAAAAGTTGATGCGAAGAAGGATCCAACAACTGTTGAAGCACCTACAGCTGAACCAGAAGAAAAGCTGGACCAAGAAGTGGCCACTGTAAttgaggaggtggaggaagaagccaaagatAAGTTTTATTTAGAACCATCAGTTGAAGCCGAAGAAAAGGAACTGAAGGACAAATCTGATGCACTTGTCACTCCTGAGCTACTGAATGAACCAGTAGATCAACCAACAGAGATTTCGGAACCATCTGTTGCAGAAGAATCAGTCGAAACACTGAAAGAAAATGCTCATTCAGAAACTGTGACTGAAGAATCAATGAGTGCTGAAGAATCTTCTGAAGTTTCTGCTGCATTTAGTCCTCCATTACTAACAGATGACAAGCCCGTCGAATCACCAACTGTATGCATTGTCCAAGAGCCTGCTCCTGATGCAACTGTAGCACTCAATGCTACTGAAACAGCAGCAGACAGAGAGACTGCATTTGATGGGGTTGCAGTCAGTCCTGAATCATCAAAACAACTTCCTCCAATTGAAACTATTGAATCGGAAAGCTCAGATGCAGTTACTGTGGTTCCTTCTGTGAGTGAGCTCATAGAATCCACTGAAAGGACAGATGATGATCATAATGCTGATTCGGATACTAGGAAATTAGCAGGAGAAGAGCTTGTGCCTGAAGTTGAAGTTGCTGAACGTCTCGCAGAGCCAGTAGTTGATGTTAAGCAGGAGCAAGAAAACACTATGGATGTTGAGGCAACAGCTTTAAGCGAAACAAATCAATCAGTAAAGGTTTCTGAAGATGTCAAAGTGATTGTTGAGACAAAGAATGAAAATTTGGAAGGTGAAGACTTGAGCTTGGATACTATAAAATCAGCAGAAGAGATTGTGCCTGAAGTTGAAGATGCTGAATGTAACACAGAGCCAGTAGTTGATGTTAAGCAGGAGCAAGAAAAAACTACGGATGTTGAAGAAACAGATTTAAGCGAAACAAATCAAACAGTAAAGGTTTCTGAAGATGCCAAAGTGATCGGTGAGACAAAGAATGAGAATTTGGAAGGTGAAGACTTGAGGTTGGATGCTAAAAAATCAGCAGGAGAAGAGCTTGTGCCTGAAGTTGAAGTTGTTGAATGTACCGCAGGGCCAGTAGTTGATGTCAAGCAGGAGCAAGAAAATACCATGGATGTTGAAGAAACAGCTTTAAGCGAAACAAATCAAACAGTAAAGGTTTCTGAAGATGCCAAAGTGATCAGTGAGACAAAGAATGAGAATTTGGAAGGTGAAGACTTGAGCTTGGATGCTAAAAAATCAGCAGGAGAAGAGCTTGTGCCTGAAGTTGAAGTTGTTGAATGTACCACAGAGCCAGTAGTTGATGTTAAGCAGGAGCAAGAAAACACTATGGATGTTGAAGAAACAGCTTTAAGCGAAACAAGTCAAACAGTAAAGGTTTCTGAAGATGCCAAAGTGATCGGTGAGACAAAGAATGAGAATTTGGAAGGTGAAGACTTGAGCTTGGATGTTAAAATGTCAGCAAGAGAAGAGCTTGTGCCTGAAGTTGAAGTTGCTGAACGTACCACAGAGCCAGTAGTTGATGTTAAGCAGGAGCAAGAAAACACTATGGATGTTGAAGAAACAGCTTTAAGCGAATCAAATCAAACAGTAAAGGTTTCTGAAGATGCCAAAGTGATCAGTGAGACAAAGAATGAGAATTTGGAAGGTGAAGACTTGAGCTTGGATGCTAAGAAATCAGCAGGAGAAGAGCTTGTGCTTGAAGTTGAAGTTGCTGAACCCATCACACAGCCTGTCGTTGATGTTAAGCAGGAGGAAGAAAACACTAAGGATGTTGAGGCTACAACTTTAAGCAAAATAAATCAAGCAGTAAATGCTTCTGAAGATTTCAAAGTGATCAGTGAGACAAAGAATCAGAATTTGGAAGGTGAAGACTTGAGCTTGGATGCTAAGAAATCAGCAAGAGAAGAGCTTGTGCCTGAAGTTGAAGTTGCTGAACATACCATAGTGCCAGTAGTTGATATTAAGCAGCAGCAAGAAAAAACTATGGATGTTGAGGCAACAGTTTTAAGCGAACCAAATCTCAAAGTAAATGCTTGTGAAGACGTCAAAGTGATTGGCAAGATGAAGAATGAAAATTCGGAAGGTGAAGACTTGAGATTGGCTGAAAAATCTCGGGACATCGACTTCGCTGGAGTCGAAAATAAGGCATCTGCTAAGAATCAAGAATGTGATCCTAAAGACTCTGAGACAGCAGCAAAGCCAGTAGTCAAGCAGACCCTTTTGGATAAATTTGTAGAAGAGAGTACAGAagacaaagagaaagagagtgtcAAAGTTTATGATCAAAGTCTAGCTGCTTCCACTAAAGATGATGATGGTGCTACAAAAACAGATGGGGCTCCTAAATCAGAAACACCTGCTAAGAAATCACAACGAAACATAATATCAAAGGTGAAGCAGTCGATTGTCAAGGTGAAGAAGGCGATCATTGGGAGATCGCCAAGTTCGAAGACCATGGCAGCTGCTGAAGGAATCGAAGACACAAAACAAAAGTAG
- the LOC103996461 gene encoding uncharacterized protein LOC103996461 isoform X2, with product MGTNVSDNINNADEALLSKIEDLKGKDEEEISKGKDEEKVDAKKDPTTVEAPTAEPEEKLDQEVATVIEEVEEEAKDKFYLEPSVEAEEKELKDKSDALVTPELLNEPVDQPTEISEPSVAEESVETLKENAHSETVTEESMSAEESSEVSAAFSPPLLTDDKPVESPTVCIVQEPAPDATVALNATETAADRETAFDGVAVSPESSKQLPPIETIESESSDAVTVVPSVSELIESTERTDDDHNADSDTRKLAGEELVPEVEVAERLAEPVVDVKQEQENTMDVEATALSETNQSVKVSEDVKVIVETKNENLEGEDLSLDTIKSAEEIVPEVEDAECNTEPVVDVKQEQEKTTDVEETDLSETNQTVKVSEDAKVIGETKNENLEGEDLRLDAKKSAGEELVPEVEVVECTAGPVVDVKQEQENTMDVEETALSETNQTVKVSEDAKVISETKNENLEGEDLSLDAKKSAGEELVPEVEVVECTTEPVVDVKQEQENTMDVEETALSETSQTVKVSEDAKVIGETKNENLEGEDLSLDVKMSAREELVPEVEVAERTTEPVVDVKQEQENTMDVEETALSESNQTVKVSEDAKVISETKNENLEGEDLSLDAKKSAGEELVLEVEVAEPITQPVVDVKQEEENTKDVEATTLSKINQAVNASEDFKVISETKNQNLEGEDLSLDAKKSAREELVPEVEVAEHTIVPVVDIKQQQEKTMDVEATVLSEPNLKVNACEDVKVIGKMKNENSEGEDLRLAEKSRDIDFAGVENKASAKNQECDPKDSETAAKPVVKQTLLDKFVEESTEDKEKESVKVYDQSLAASTKDDDGATKTDGAPKSETPAKKSQRNIISKVKQSIVKVKKAIIGRSPSSKTMAAAEGIEDTKQK from the coding sequence ATGGGGACTAATGTCTCTGATAACATAAATAATGCTGATGAGGCTCTTCTCTCAAAGATTGAAGATCTAAAAGGAAAAGATGAAGAGGAAATATCCAAAGGAAAAGATGAGGAAAAAGTTGATGCGAAGAAGGATCCAACAACTGTTGAAGCACCTACAGCTGAACCAGAAGAAAAGCTGGACCAAGAAGTGGCCACTGTAAttgaggaggtggaggaagaagccaaagatAAGTTTTATTTAGAACCATCAGTTGAAGCCGAAGAAAAGGAACTGAAGGACAAATCTGATGCACTTGTCACTCCTGAGCTACTGAATGAACCAGTAGATCAACCAACAGAGATTTCGGAACCATCTGTTGCAGAAGAATCAGTCGAAACACTGAAAGAAAATGCTCATTCAGAAACTGTGACTGAAGAATCAATGAGTGCTGAAGAATCTTCTGAAGTTTCTGCTGCATTTAGTCCTCCATTACTAACAGATGACAAGCCCGTCGAATCACCAACTGTATGCATTGTCCAAGAGCCTGCTCCTGATGCAACTGTAGCACTCAATGCTACTGAAACAGCAGCAGACAGAGAGACTGCATTTGATGGGGTTGCAGTCAGTCCTGAATCATCAAAACAACTTCCTCCAATTGAAACTATTGAATCGGAAAGCTCAGATGCAGTTACTGTGGTTCCTTCTGTGAGTGAGCTCATAGAATCCACTGAAAGGACAGATGATGATCATAATGCTGATTCGGATACTAGGAAATTAGCAGGAGAAGAGCTTGTGCCTGAAGTTGAAGTTGCTGAACGTCTCGCAGAGCCAGTAGTTGATGTTAAGCAGGAGCAAGAAAACACTATGGATGTTGAGGCAACAGCTTTAAGCGAAACAAATCAATCAGTAAAGGTTTCTGAAGATGTCAAAGTGATTGTTGAGACAAAGAATGAAAATTTGGAAGGTGAAGACTTGAGCTTGGATACTATAAAATCAGCAGAAGAGATTGTGCCTGAAGTTGAAGATGCTGAATGTAACACAGAGCCAGTAGTTGATGTTAAGCAGGAGCAAGAAAAAACTACGGATGTTGAAGAAACAGATTTAAGCGAAACAAATCAAACAGTAAAGGTTTCTGAAGATGCCAAAGTGATCGGTGAGACAAAGAATGAGAATTTGGAAGGTGAAGACTTGAGGTTGGATGCTAAAAAATCAGCAGGAGAAGAGCTTGTGCCTGAAGTTGAAGTTGTTGAATGTACCGCAGGGCCAGTAGTTGATGTCAAGCAGGAGCAAGAAAATACCATGGATGTTGAAGAAACAGCTTTAAGCGAAACAAATCAAACAGTAAAGGTTTCTGAAGATGCCAAAGTGATCAGTGAGACAAAGAATGAGAATTTGGAAGGTGAAGACTTGAGCTTGGATGCTAAAAAATCAGCAGGAGAAGAGCTTGTGCCTGAAGTTGAAGTTGTTGAATGTACCACAGAGCCAGTAGTTGATGTTAAGCAGGAGCAAGAAAACACTATGGATGTTGAAGAAACAGCTTTAAGCGAAACAAGTCAAACAGTAAAGGTTTCTGAAGATGCCAAAGTGATCGGTGAGACAAAGAATGAGAATTTGGAAGGTGAAGACTTGAGCTTGGATGTTAAAATGTCAGCAAGAGAAGAGCTTGTGCCTGAAGTTGAAGTTGCTGAACGTACCACAGAGCCAGTAGTTGATGTTAAGCAGGAGCAAGAAAACACTATGGATGTTGAAGAAACAGCTTTAAGCGAATCAAATCAAACAGTAAAGGTTTCTGAAGATGCCAAAGTGATCAGTGAGACAAAGAATGAGAATTTGGAAGGTGAAGACTTGAGCTTGGATGCTAAGAAATCAGCAGGAGAAGAGCTTGTGCTTGAAGTTGAAGTTGCTGAACCCATCACACAGCCTGTCGTTGATGTTAAGCAGGAGGAAGAAAACACTAAGGATGTTGAGGCTACAACTTTAAGCAAAATAAATCAAGCAGTAAATGCTTCTGAAGATTTCAAAGTGATCAGTGAGACAAAGAATCAGAATTTGGAAGGTGAAGACTTGAGCTTGGATGCTAAGAAATCAGCAAGAGAAGAGCTTGTGCCTGAAGTTGAAGTTGCTGAACATACCATAGTGCCAGTAGTTGATATTAAGCAGCAGCAAGAAAAAACTATGGATGTTGAGGCAACAGTTTTAAGCGAACCAAATCTCAAAGTAAATGCTTGTGAAGACGTCAAAGTGATTGGCAAGATGAAGAATGAAAATTCGGAAGGTGAAGACTTGAGATTGGCTGAAAAATCTCGGGACATCGACTTCGCTGGAGTCGAAAATAAGGCATCTGCTAAGAATCAAGAATGTGATCCTAAAGACTCTGAGACAGCAGCAAAGCCAGTAGTCAAGCAGACCCTTTTGGATAAATTTGTAGAAGAGAGTACAGAagacaaagagaaagagagtgtcAAAGTTTATGATCAAAGTCTAGCTGCTTCCACTAAAGATGATGATGGTGCTACAAAAACAGATGGGGCTCCTAAATCAGAAACACCTGCTAAGAAATCACAACGAAACATAATATCAAAGGTGAAGCAGTCGATTGTCAAGGTGAAGAAGGCGATCATTGGGAGATCGCCAAGTTCGAAGACCATGGCAGCTGCTGAAGGAATCGAAGACACAAAACAAAAGTAG
- the LOC135620118 gene encoding auxin-responsive protein IAA31-like isoform X2 yields MPFLCLLIIFLHYKLETLGFIIPIFCDQQARLVASSPALPLLHPTVPMGDQSNSPSSSIDSSSSHPALCSTSSIFQTRRDLLSTDLKLGLGLSTSALHGCSSKERSTLEEKVHRSHSKTFFVKVYMEGLPIGRKLDLFSHSGYDSLTRTLRRMFRTTIICPDTSRVPSEKAHVLTYEDKEGDWMMVGDVPWELFLRTVKRLKITRADKC; encoded by the exons ATGCCATTCCTTTGTCTCCTAATTATATTCTTGCATTATAAATTGGAGACTCTTGGCTTTATCATTCCTATCTTTTGTGACCAACAAGCCAGACTGGTAGCTTCCTCTCCAGCATTACCCCTCTTGCATCCCACAGTTCCCATGGGAGACCAGAGTAATTCCCCTTCTTCCTCCAtagacagcagcagcagccaccCTGCTCTCTGCTCTACATCTTCCATCTTCCAGACAAGGAGAGACCTACTGAGCACAGATCTAAAGCTAGGACTTGGCCTCTCAACTTCAGCTCTGCATGGTTGTTCTTCTAAAGAAAG GAGCACACTCGAGGAGAAAGTTCATCGAAGCCATTCGAAAACATTCTTCGTGAAGGTTTACATGGAGGGCCTTCCCATTGGCAGGAAGCTCGACTTGTTCTCACACAGTGGCTACGACAGCCTAACGAGGACACTTCGACGCATGTTTAGGACGACGATCATAT GCCCTGATACTTCTCGAGTTCCTTCAGAGAAGGCTCATGTACTGACCTATGAAGACAAGGAAGGAGACTGGATGATGGTTGGAGATGTCCCATGGGA GTTGTTCTTGAGAACCGTCAAGAGATTGAAGATCACAAGGGCTGACAAGTGCTAG
- the LOC135620118 gene encoding auxin-responsive protein IAA31-like isoform X1, with the protein MPFLCLLIIFLHYKLETLGFIIPIFCDQQARLVASSPALPLLHPTVPMGDQSNSPSSSIDSSSSHPALCSTSSIFQTRRDLLSTDLKLGLGLSTSALHGCSSKEREQLSHWPPIKPLLRSTLEEKVHRSHSKTFFVKVYMEGLPIGRKLDLFSHSGYDSLTRTLRRMFRTTIICPDTSRVPSEKAHVLTYEDKEGDWMMVGDVPWELFLRTVKRLKITRADKC; encoded by the exons ATGCCATTCCTTTGTCTCCTAATTATATTCTTGCATTATAAATTGGAGACTCTTGGCTTTATCATTCCTATCTTTTGTGACCAACAAGCCAGACTGGTAGCTTCCTCTCCAGCATTACCCCTCTTGCATCCCACAGTTCCCATGGGAGACCAGAGTAATTCCCCTTCTTCCTCCAtagacagcagcagcagccaccCTGCTCTCTGCTCTACATCTTCCATCTTCCAGACAAGGAGAGACCTACTGAGCACAGATCTAAAGCTAGGACTTGGCCTCTCAACTTCAGCTCTGCATGGTTGTTCTTCTAAAGAAAG GGAACAATTATCTCACTGGCCACCGATCAAACCACTTCTTAGGAGCACACTCGAGGAGAAAGTTCATCGAAGCCATTCGAAAACATTCTTCGTGAAGGTTTACATGGAGGGCCTTCCCATTGGCAGGAAGCTCGACTTGTTCTCACACAGTGGCTACGACAGCCTAACGAGGACACTTCGACGCATGTTTAGGACGACGATCATAT GCCCTGATACTTCTCGAGTTCCTTCAGAGAAGGCTCATGTACTGACCTATGAAGACAAGGAAGGAGACTGGATGATGGTTGGAGATGTCCCATGGGA GTTGTTCTTGAGAACCGTCAAGAGATTGAAGATCACAAGGGCTGACAAGTGCTAG